DNA sequence from the Armigeres subalbatus isolate Guangzhou_Male chromosome 1, GZ_Asu_2, whole genome shotgun sequence genome:
AACAACCAGCTGGATATTTCCACGGCTAGCAAATTAACTGCTGATGAATGTCCACTTGATTTGTCGCTTGGATCTCAATTACCAGCTCACATGAGCAGTCTTTCGGGAAGAGCAATTGATTTGGCATTACCTCGAAAGTCGGAACACAATTTGACGATTCTCCCATTAGATTTAcgcattgaaaacagttttaattCTGTGAAATCATCTGAAAGTGGCCATTTCGTACATGACATTTTACCTATGAAGCGTGAAGCTTCATTAACTATAGAAGATTCTCCATCTACGAAACGCGAGGCTTTGGTAACGGCAGAAGATTTTCCGACTATGAAGAAGCGTGAACTTATGCATGGTATAAcctattataaaataaataccatagtacaaaacatatgaagctttcattttttttcagataaACAATCGTCTGGGAAGTCGATGGAAATCGCTTCAACGGTCGAAGGAGTTGATCGTTGTCCACATGATGTTGATCCTATTACCAAACCTCGACGTGAACCACttaatgaaaattgtgaaacaGCTAATCCGAACGATTCATTTATTTGcgaatatttcaaaatgtacCAAAGCATTAATAACAGCAATAATGCACTTAATAACGACTATGATGATTCAGAAAGAGTACCGCTAGTGGAGCTGAAACTAGCGTCCGTTCAACAAGAGAACGTAATGCAGATTCCTGAAAATGACCCGGATGACATGGAAGGTGATCCAACTTTGTTGAACGAGCTATCTATTTACGAATATTTTGAAGAGTATCAAAATTTAAACGACACAGACAGTAATGATTCAGATGAGGATTATGTTGCACCTTCCAATCGTACCAAGAACGGACCAGGATTGACAGTTGATGACAAACAAGTGCAAGGTAATATGCAATATGTTTCATCTTCAAAGCATTTGTTTTAAAAAACTAACATTTCAGATGAAAACCTTCGTGCAGGTTGCAGTAAAAGCAATAATGTGCCATCCGTTATCGACATAACTGGTGCTCATGCTTTGGAATTGGAAATGTGCGAattgcagcaaaaaaaaaaacaacattcgacaacaaaataaaaaactaaaaGAAAAAGGTCTCAAGTACATCAGAGCTGATGGTACTATAGTAGCTGCCCGAAAAGTGAGAAAGCCTTGCGAATGCCGTATGAAATGTTATGagaaatataattttaattacTCCATTCGAAAGCAATTATTATCCAATTTGCTGCGTCTCAAGATCTCGGGTCAGAATCAGTTTCTGTCTTCCCATTTGACAATAGTAAAAACAGCGCGAAATAAGGTACTATACCAAGGGTACTATAGTGTTTCTTAAAAACTATTGTCAAtacaatttcatattttttaggtTATAAATTCTCGTCGCCTGTATAGTCGCATCTACAGGCTACCTGGTGTAGAAGGGTCAGTCAAAGTATACAAGCTCATGTTTATGAGAACGTTCGATATTAGCGATAGGAAACTGAGAACTCTTGCTGCAAAAAAAGTGATCGGTTCTGGTATTGCTGAAGATGATCGCCGACGCTTCAACACTTGTCAACAGACAGTAAGCCCGGACCACAGGAAGTATATCGAGCGACATATCCAAAGCTTTCCAGCGTACTCAAGTCATTACACTCGAGAAAAATCGAATCGATTATACCTATCAAGCGACCTTACTATCGCTCGAATGTACGAAATGTACCAAGATAAGTGTACGGCTGACAATGCTTGGATCCCGGTACGTTATAATGCGTACAGAATAATATTCAATTCGATGAATTTGTCGTTCCGCAAACCCAAGATG
Encoded proteins:
- the LOC134205590 gene encoding uncharacterized protein LOC134205590, with the translated sequence MDFGGLQLLLDAATQLDESHSIENATVNTVSIPSVGCYEEVGMSASTEGLPPHVWHSVQKDASRVESPASKGDIQRDCFNLSRNDTAPVSFSMFERSLPERFFSTPIRAPNYRSVQSRTRLNNQLDISTASKLTADECPLDLSLGSQLPAHMSSLSGRAIDLALPRKSEHNLTILPLDLRIENSFNSVKSSESGHFVHDILPMKREASLTIEDSPSTKREALVTAEDFPTMKKRELMHDKQSSGKSMEIASTVEGVDRCPHDVDPITKPRREPLNENCETANPNDSFICEYFKMYQSINNSNNALNNDYDDSERVPLVELKLASVQQENVMQIPENDPDDMEGDPTLLNELSIYEYFEEYQNLNDTDSNDSDEDYVAPSNRTKNGPGLTVDDKQVQDENLRAGCSKSNNVPSVIDITGAHALELEMCELQQKKKQHSTTK